Genomic segment of Terriglobales bacterium:
GGCCGACACCGCCGCCCCGCACGGGTTCTCCAGCGCCACCGGCGCGCCGAAGATGGCCAGCAGCCCGTCGCCCAGATACTTGTTCACGGTACCGCCGCTCTCCGCAATGGCACCCACCACCGCCTCGAAGAAGCGGTTGAGCACGCCCACGATGACCTCGGGCGGGCGCTCGCGGCTGAAGGCGGTGAAGCCGCGCACGTCCACGAAGAGGATGGCCACGTAGCGCTTCTCCGTGCGCCCGGTGTCGTGCTCGCCGCGGGCCAGCAGCGCCGTAGCCACCTCGCTGGTCATGTAGGCGCCGAACAGGTCGCGCAGCCGCTGCCGCTCGCTCAGCCCCAGCGCCATGCTGTTGATGTGCGCAGCGATCTGCCCGAACTCGCTGGTGGTGTAGAGCTGGGCGCGCGCGCCCAGGTCGCCGCGCCCCAGCCGGTCCAGCGCCGCGATCAGCGCCGCCGTCTGCTCGTGCAGTTGCCGCCCCAGCACGTACATCAGGTAGAGGAAGAGCGCGGCGCAGGCCCCGCCGATGGCGGCCAGATCGAAGAGCAGGCGGTGCGCTTCCGGCCCCAGCGCCGCCCGCACCCGCAGGTACACCGCCGACGACACGACCACGATGGGCGCGAGTGCCAGCAGCGGGAAGAAGATGCGCATGCGCTTTTCCAGCGTGAAGGGGCGGGCCAGGGTCTCGCTCACAGGGACGTTCTGCGCCAGCTCCAGCGCCAAGGGTTGGATCTCACGCTCCATGGCCGCGAACTCGTAGATCACGTGCGCGATGGGCACCACCGTCAGGTTCAGCACCCAGTAGAAGGGGAAGGTGCGGGGATCGATGCCCAGGCTGAGCCAGCGGTTGGCCAGCACCACCAGCAGCGTGATGCCGGCGGAGAAGCAGATGGCGTGCGGCCCGAAGACGCGCAGCAGCACCAGCCGGGGGGAGTCCAGCAGGCGCGCCAAGCCGCGCTGTCTTGCTTCCTGCGAAGCGCCCTCCGCCAGCGCGTGTTCGACCGGTCGCAGGCTGGCGCGCAGGATGGCGATGTCCAGCGGCAGGAAGGCGGCCAGGTCGGCGAAGGCCAGCACCGCAAGCACCCCCAGTTGCCGCCAGCTATAGGAGAAGACGAAGAAGTAGAAGGCGGCGCCGGGCAGCACCGAGAGCGCCGTGCCCAGCAGCAGGTTGCGGCGCGCGCGGCGGTAGAAA
This window contains:
- a CDS encoding adenylate/guanylate cyclase domain-containing protein is translated as MESSLYRDFYRRARRNLLLGTALSVLPGAAFYFFVFSYSWRQLGVLAVLAFADLAAFLPLDIAILRASLRPVEHALAEGASQEARQRGLARLLDSPRLVLLRVFGPHAICFSAGITLLVVLANRWLSLGIDPRTFPFYWVLNLTVVPIAHVIYEFAAMEREIQPLALELAQNVPVSETLARPFTLEKRMRIFFPLLALAPIVVVSSAVYLRVRAALGPEAHRLLFDLAAIGGACAALFLYLMYVLGRQLHEQTAALIAALDRLGRGDLGARAQLYTTSEFGQIAAHINSMALGLSERQRLRDLFGAYMTSEVATALLARGEHDTGRTEKRYVAILFVDVRGFTAFSRERPPEVIVGVLNRFFEAVVGAIAESGGTVNKYLGDGLLAIFGAPVALENPCGAAVSAALQISKRVRAVNHLFAATGVPALKIGIGVHAGEVVVGSIGSPKHKLEYTVIGDPVNLSSRIEGLNKQLGTEILISDEVYERAGAEWQTFAQASMKMEVKGVEQPVKVWVVEKN